Proteins encoded in a region of the Bacillales bacterium genome:
- a CDS encoding glycosyltransferase family 4 protein yields the protein MNIAFICTESLPSPAIRGGAIQTMIDGVAPYLTNNHDLTIFSVSDPALADEDRREGIRYIRVRRDTFTSDICEHLSANSFDLIHVFNRPAHAAEYKAASPGSCIVLGMHNEMLHEKKISEPNGRRAVETSDGIAAISHYIKKTIVRRFPSAERKIDVVYSGVDLAQYPPVWSDEGLRIRAEARSKFGLTANKVLLFAGRLSKNKGVDKLIRAMPAILRKHPDAVLVVAGGKWFSDNSKTDYIRSLHRLAEPLKERVIFTEYVPQENMPELFLAADVFVCTSQWPEPLARVHYEAMAAGTPVITTNRGGNGEAVLHEQNGLLIDAYDRPAAFVSPVHRILKERSFARWMAKNGRTMVELNFQFSHTAERLERLYRRVTKNEPGE from the coding sequence GTGAACATTGCATTCATCTGTACGGAAAGTCTTCCTTCGCCGGCGATCCGCGGCGGGGCGATTCAAACGATGATCGACGGCGTTGCCCCGTATTTGACTAACAACCATGACTTGACGATTTTCTCCGTCAGCGATCCCGCCCTAGCGGACGAAGACAGACGCGAGGGTATTCGATACATTCGTGTGCGAAGGGACACCTTCACATCCGACATTTGCGAACATTTGTCGGCGAATTCGTTCGATTTGATTCATGTTTTTAATCGACCGGCGCATGCAGCCGAATATAAAGCTGCTTCTCCGGGCAGTTGCATCGTACTCGGCATGCATAACGAAATGCTTCATGAGAAAAAAATTTCCGAGCCGAACGGCCGGCGCGCCGTCGAAACCAGTGACGGAATTGCCGCCATCAGTCATTATATTAAAAAAACGATTGTTCGCCGCTTTCCAAGCGCGGAGCGGAAGATTGACGTTGTTTACTCCGGCGTCGATCTTGCCCAATACCCGCCGGTTTGGTCGGATGAGGGTTTGCGCATTCGCGCGGAAGCCCGTTCCAAATTTGGATTGACCGCTAACAAAGTCTTATTGTTTGCGGGGAGACTAAGCAAAAACAAAGGCGTCGACAAACTCATTCGCGCGATGCCTGCCATTTTGCGGAAACATCCGGACGCGGTGCTTGTCGTCGCCGGTGGAAAATGGTTCAGCGACAACTCGAAAACCGATTACATTCGTTCGCTTCACCGTCTTGCCGAGCCGTTAAAGGAGCGGGTGATCTTCACCGAATACGTGCCGCAGGAGAACATGCCGGAACTGTTTCTCGCCGCCGATGTGTTCGTATGCACATCGCAATGGCCCGAACCTCTTGCGCGCGTCCATTACGAAGCGATGGCCGCGGGTACTCCGGTAATCACGACAAATCGCGGAGGAAACGGCGAAGCCGTTTTGCACGAACAAAACGGCTTACTGATCGACGCCTATGACCGGCCGGCCGCTTTCGTTTCGCCCGTCCATCGGATACTGAAGGAACGCTCTTTCGCCCGTTGGATGGCGAAAAACGGCCGAACCATGGTGGAACTCAACTTTCAATTCTCCCATACGGCTGAACGACTTGAGAGACTTTATCGGCGCGTAACCAAAAACGAGCCGGGGGAATGA